One Pantoea eucalypti genomic region harbors:
- a CDS encoding porin, with translation MHNKIKTAAPYAMFFMVSFSACSAGIYNKDGNKLDLYGKVDARHVFSDNIAEDGDNSYARLGFKGETQINDQLTGYGQWEYNFQLNHSEGGSDAQTGNATRLGFAGLKMVDFGSFDYGRSFGVLYTASAYTDMAPVYGSGTMTTNDNFLSKRSTGLATWHSPEWGGLNLTLQYQGKNDRATARLANGDGYGAGLTYNITDGLSIAAAGMKAKRTLTQQADGQGDDATAWVTSAKYDASQIYLAAMYGEASDVTPYGQLAQVADKTHNVEAIAQYQFLNGLRPSVGFVTQRGENLQGAGNFAGGSQTMQKYIAVGTYYYFNKNMLTYVDYRINLLKENDFTRATGISTKDSIAMGLTYQF, from the coding sequence ATGCACAATAAAATAAAAACAGCCGCGCCGTATGCAATGTTTTTTATGGTCTCATTCTCTGCATGCTCCGCTGGAATTTATAATAAAGATGGAAATAAGCTCGACCTGTACGGTAAAGTCGATGCGCGCCATGTTTTCTCAGATAATATTGCAGAAGATGGCGACAACTCTTATGCACGCCTGGGTTTTAAAGGTGAGACGCAAATTAATGATCAGCTTACCGGTTATGGTCAATGGGAATACAATTTCCAGCTGAATCACAGTGAAGGCGGTAGCGACGCGCAAACGGGGAATGCCACACGTTTAGGCTTTGCAGGTCTGAAAATGGTCGACTTCGGCTCGTTCGATTATGGCCGTAGCTTTGGGGTACTGTATACCGCCTCCGCCTATACGGATATGGCACCGGTCTACGGTTCCGGCACCATGACCACTAACGATAACTTCCTGTCAAAACGCTCAACCGGCCTCGCGACCTGGCACTCTCCGGAGTGGGGTGGATTAAATCTAACCCTGCAGTATCAAGGGAAAAATGACCGCGCAACCGCCAGACTGGCTAACGGGGATGGTTACGGTGCTGGCCTGACTTACAACATTACCGATGGACTGAGCATTGCGGCGGCAGGGATGAAAGCAAAACGGACGCTGACTCAGCAAGCTGACGGTCAGGGAGACGATGCCACCGCCTGGGTAACCTCTGCAAAATATGATGCCAGCCAGATCTATCTGGCCGCCATGTATGGCGAAGCCAGTGACGTTACGCCTTATGGACAGCTGGCACAGGTCGCTGACAAAACCCATAACGTTGAGGCAATTGCGCAGTACCAGTTCCTGAACGGTTTGCGCCCTTCAGTCGGTTTTGTCACGCAGCGTGGCGAAAACCTGCAGGGCGCAGGAAATTTTGCCGGGGGCAGTCAGACGATGCAGAAATATATTGCGGTGGGCACCTATTACTATTTCAACAAGAACATGCTGACCTACGTGGACTATCGCATTAACCTGCTGAAGGAAAACGACTTTACGCGTGCCACCGGCATTTCGACGAAAGACAGTATCGCTATGGGCCTGACCTATCAGTTTTAA